A window of the Cucurbita pepo subsp. pepo cultivar mu-cu-16 unplaced genomic scaffold, ASM280686v2 Cp4.1_scaffold000232, whole genome shotgun sequence genome harbors these coding sequences:
- the LOC111784551 gene encoding homeobox-leucine zipper protein ATHB-17-like isoform X2, which produces MAIIPINSSNLDLSISMPGSSPSRPPFVREFDMNRLPEVGDGEEEWAEEEEESYINDCKPRKKLRLSKDQSRLLEESFRLNHTLNPKQKEALAMELKLKPRQVEVWFQNRRARSKLKQTERECEYLKRWFGSLTEQNRRLRQELEELRAMKVAPTAVVSAHGRQPPLPISAITMCPRCERMSASTITYSKGASSASTMPPEAFLSALKLRQPS; this is translated from the exons ATGGCAATTATACCCATCAACTCATCCAACTTGGATCTCTCCATTTCCATGCCCGGCTCCTCCCCGTCTCGTCCTCCTTTCG TGCGAGAATTCGACATGAATCGGTTGCCGGAGGTGGGAGACGGCGAGGAGGAGTGGgcggaggaagaagaagaaagctaCATTAATGACTGTAAGCCAAGGAAAAAGCTTCGTCTATCAAAAGATCAGTCTCGGCTTCTTGAAGAAAGCTTTAGGCTCAATCATACATTAAACCCA AAGCAGAAGGAAGCTTTGGCTATGGAGTTGAAGCTGAAGCCAAGGCAAGTTGAAGTCTGGTTTCAGAATCGTAGGGCCAG GAGCAAGCTGAAGCAAACTGAGAGGGAATGTGAGTATTTGAAGAGATGGTTTGGATCATTGACGGAGCAAAACCGCCGTCTCCGGCAGGAGCTGGAGGAGCTGAGAGCCATGAAGGTTGCTCCGACTGCGGTCGTCTCAGCTCACGGTCGACAGCCGCCCCTCCCAATTTCTGCAATAACCATGTGTCCCCGATGTGAGCGCATGAGTGCATCCACTATAACATATAGTAAGGGTGCGAGCAGCGCCAGCACAATGCCACCGGAAGCATTTCTGTCCGCCCTCAAACTGCGGCAGCCGTCGTGA
- the LOC111784551 gene encoding homeobox-leucine zipper protein HOX3-like isoform X1 has translation MAIIPINSSNLDLSISMPGSSPSRPPFVGGCAVREFDMNRLPEVGDGEEEWAEEEEESYINDCKPRKKLRLSKDQSRLLEESFRLNHTLNPKQKEALAMELKLKPRQVEVWFQNRRARSKLKQTERECEYLKRWFGSLTEQNRRLRQELEELRAMKVAPTAVVSAHGRQPPLPISAITMCPRCERMSASTITYSKGASSASTMPPEAFLSALKLRQPS, from the exons ATGGCAATTATACCCATCAACTCATCCAACTTGGATCTCTCCATTTCCATGCCCGGCTCCTCCCCGTCTCGTCCTCCTTTCG TGGGTGGCTGTGCAGTGCGAGAATTCGACATGAATCGGTTGCCGGAGGTGGGAGACGGCGAGGAGGAGTGGgcggaggaagaagaagaaagctaCATTAATGACTGTAAGCCAAGGAAAAAGCTTCGTCTATCAAAAGATCAGTCTCGGCTTCTTGAAGAAAGCTTTAGGCTCAATCATACATTAAACCCA AAGCAGAAGGAAGCTTTGGCTATGGAGTTGAAGCTGAAGCCAAGGCAAGTTGAAGTCTGGTTTCAGAATCGTAGGGCCAG GAGCAAGCTGAAGCAAACTGAGAGGGAATGTGAGTATTTGAAGAGATGGTTTGGATCATTGACGGAGCAAAACCGCCGTCTCCGGCAGGAGCTGGAGGAGCTGAGAGCCATGAAGGTTGCTCCGACTGCGGTCGTCTCAGCTCACGGTCGACAGCCGCCCCTCCCAATTTCTGCAATAACCATGTGTCCCCGATGTGAGCGCATGAGTGCATCCACTATAACATATAGTAAGGGTGCGAGCAGCGCCAGCACAATGCCACCGGAAGCATTTCTGTCCGCCCTCAAACTGCGGCAGCCGTCGTGA